One window of the Methanorbis furvi genome contains the following:
- a CDS encoding PKD domain-containing protein gives MLLLVLGLVAVGVVSAAELTITGPTTAKVGEKVIFSVTQGDNVTYSWTIDGANGKNGASFEKTFDSAGKYTVKVTASGTNVSSEGSKEITIKPVASFTASKESGETPLNVTFTGSPASDVTYLWTFESGKTSDKANPTYSFTTAKKYYVSLVVTQNGITSDAYTKEITATEKTKIVPETKINEVSPKTGTAPLKVTFKATATNSDSVRWEFGDEKSATTAETTHTYEKPGTYTANFTATNTNGTSVKKSETITVKGNTSTYKVAIDATPVKGAVPLTVKFKLNTTIPETDISDVNWEFGVDSNSWISKNNATYKAPSWTYTEDGTYTVTLVVTANNEHYNAETKITVSDLVASFDASKTSGAAPLEVKFTDKSSGPTSWRWTIYKTDDGSRTVQKELISQNITYTFDREGKYEVELAAIKGSKSVTTYKTITVSAKATTAPTTVRTTAATTAPTTTVATTSPAVLAASLSADDELIPNPMDVIDEFIRLLLAMMNPEKYNLEI, from the coding sequence TCCTGGGGCTGGTGGCTGTGGGGGTGGTGAGTGCAGCGGAATTGACAATTACCGGTCCCACCACGGCAAAAGTCGGAGAAAAAGTGATCTTCTCTGTTACGCAAGGTGATAACGTCACTTATTCCTGGACAATTGATGGTGCTAATGGTAAAAATGGTGCCTCTTTCGAAAAAACGTTTGATTCTGCCGGGAAATATACCGTTAAGGTGACTGCATCGGGAACGAATGTATCATCTGAGGGTTCTAAAGAAATTACCATCAAACCTGTTGCATCATTTACAGCCTCTAAAGAGTCCGGTGAAACTCCACTTAATGTTACTTTTACGGGTAGTCCTGCGAGTGATGTGACTTATTTGTGGACATTCGAAAGCGGTAAAACCAGTGATAAAGCAAATCCAACATATAGTTTTACGACTGCCAAAAAATATTATGTATCACTTGTTGTGACTCAAAATGGAATTACATCTGATGCTTATACGAAGGAGATTACTGCAACTGAAAAAACAAAAATTGTTCCGGAAACCAAAATCAATGAAGTTAGTCCAAAAACAGGAACTGCTCCGTTAAAAGTAACTTTCAAAGCAACAGCTACCAACTCAGACTCTGTCAGATGGGAATTTGGAGACGAAAAATCTGCCACAACTGCAGAAACAACGCATACTTATGAGAAACCAGGAACATATACTGCAAACTTCACCGCAACCAACACGAATGGAACTTCTGTAAAGAAATCAGAGACCATCACGGTAAAGGGAAATACATCCACATATAAGGTTGCCATTGATGCAACGCCGGTTAAAGGTGCCGTGCCTCTTACGGTCAAGTTCAAACTGAATACTACTATCCCTGAGACGGATATCTCAGATGTGAATTGGGAATTTGGTGTGGATTCTAATTCGTGGATTTCAAAAAATAATGCGACCTACAAAGCCCCCTCTTGGACGTATACTGAGGATGGGACATATACAGTAACGCTTGTGGTCACAGCCAATAATGAGCATTATAATGCGGAAACTAAGATTACTGTTTCTGATCTCGTTGCTTCCTTTGATGCCTCTAAAACATCCGGTGCAGCTCCCCTTGAGGTGAAATTTACCGACAAATCCAGTGGTCCCACCTCTTGGAGATGGACTATCTACAAGACTGATGATGGTTCCAGGACCGTTCAAAAGGAACTGATAAGCCAAAATATCACGTACACATTTGATCGAGAAGGAAAATATGAGGTTGAACTTGCGGCCATTAAAGGTTCAAAATCAGTAACCACCTACAAAACGATTACTGTCAGTGCCAAAGCAACAACTGCTCCGACCACTGTTCGAACAACCGCAGCAACAACTGCCCCGACAACAACCGTAGCGACAACATCCCCGGCAGTACTGGCGGCTTCTCTTTCCGCTGATGATGAACTCATCCCCAACCCCATGGATGTCATAGACGAATTTATCCGCCTTCTTCTGGCAATGATGAATCCGGAGAAGTATAACTTAGAGATATGA
- a CDS encoding PKD domain-containing protein: MKKYVILCAILLTTAVFVIPASAAITAHFEFSVDSSNPMTIHFTDKSTGNPGNWFWTFNDGGAISNERNPTHTFSGEGDFRVALVASDANYGNENTAMKFIKVTRSGVTEDNSGSSSSSGSSSGGSSGGFSMPALSFGGITIPNPLDLIDEYIKLIRVMIIPANYKI, translated from the coding sequence ATGAAAAAATATGTAATTCTTTGTGCAATCCTGCTTACGACAGCAGTGTTTGTAATCCCTGCGTCTGCTGCCATAACCGCTCACTTTGAGTTCAGCGTTGACTCGTCCAACCCGATGACCATCCACTTTACCGACAAATCAACCGGCAATCCGGGCAACTGGTTCTGGACGTTCAACGATGGCGGTGCTATCTCCAATGAACGAAATCCGACCCACACCTTCAGTGGTGAAGGTGATTTCCGGGTGGCTCTTGTCGCATCTGATGCAAACTACGGCAATGAGAACACAGCGATGAAATTTATCAAGGTCACCCGTAGCGGGGTAACCGAGGATAACAGCGGCTCCTCCTCTTCCAGCGGAAGTTCCTCGGGCGGTTCATCAGGTGGTTTCAGCATGCCTGCGCTCTCCTTCGGCGGCATCACCATTCCAAACCCGCTGGATCTGATTGACGAGTACATCAAACTCATCCGCGTGATGATCATCCCGGCAAACTATAAGATATAA
- the guaB gene encoding IMP dehydrogenase: MYSEKLNIPTALTFDDVLIEPAESWTEPNDVNVQSRFSKNIPLSIPLVSSAMDTVTESAMAIAMARAGGIGVLHRNCTPDHEVASLTRVKNAEKVIERDVRYVTPETTIAFVANLMDMHGIGGVPVVGLKGKLVGIVSRRDVRGVIHKMGSETVQTIMTKRPITVKDNITADEAINMMYAKKVERLPVVDDKGKLTGIITMQDLLEKQQYPNANRDKSGNLRVAAAVGPFDMNRALMLAEAGADAIVVDCAHGHNMHVVKGVKDIKGSVSCDVVAGNIATAEAAKELIDFVDGIKVGIGPGSICTTRIVAGVGVPQVTAIANVCDIADPAGVPVIADGGVKYSGDVAKAIVAGASSVMMGSMFAGTDEAPGKIIVVKGRRYKQYRGMGSLGVMTSGQSSDRYFQKKGIGATKYVPEGVEGATPYVGSVNDVIYQTIGGLKSAMGYTGCKDIETMRKNARFVRITAAGLKESHPHDILITDEAPNYRAGL; encoded by the coding sequence ATGTACAGTGAAAAACTCAATATCCCAACGGCATTAACATTCGACGACGTGCTGATTGAACCGGCTGAGTCATGGACCGAGCCGAACGACGTGAATGTGCAGTCACGATTCTCCAAAAACATTCCGCTCTCAATCCCGCTCGTGAGTTCTGCAATGGACACGGTCACAGAGTCGGCGATGGCAATCGCCATGGCACGCGCCGGCGGTATCGGAGTTTTGCACAGAAACTGTACGCCGGATCATGAGGTTGCCTCTCTCACCCGCGTGAAAAATGCGGAGAAGGTCATTGAACGTGATGTCCGCTACGTCACGCCGGAAACAACAATCGCCTTTGTTGCAAACCTGATGGACATGCACGGCATCGGCGGTGTTCCGGTTGTCGGTCTGAAAGGAAAACTGGTTGGTATTGTCTCCCGCCGCGACGTGCGCGGAGTTATCCACAAAATGGGTTCTGAGACCGTGCAGACGATCATGACCAAGCGGCCGATCACGGTGAAGGACAACATCACTGCAGACGAAGCCATCAACATGATGTATGCAAAAAAGGTCGAGCGGCTGCCGGTCGTGGATGACAAAGGAAAGCTGACCGGTATCATCACCATGCAGGACCTGCTGGAAAAACAACAGTACCCAAATGCAAACCGCGACAAGTCAGGCAACCTCCGTGTTGCAGCAGCGGTCGGGCCGTTTGATATGAACCGCGCTTTGATGCTTGCTGAAGCTGGAGCTGACGCAATTGTTGTGGACTGTGCCCACGGCCACAATATGCATGTGGTCAAAGGCGTAAAAGACATCAAAGGATCTGTCTCCTGTGATGTGGTTGCAGGAAACATTGCAACTGCCGAGGCGGCAAAGGAACTTATTGACTTTGTGGACGGTATCAAAGTCGGTATTGGTCCTGGCTCCATCTGCACAACCCGTATTGTTGCAGGCGTTGGTGTTCCGCAGGTGACGGCAATTGCAAACGTCTGTGATATTGCAGACCCGGCAGGTGTGCCGGTCATTGCGGACGGCGGCGTGAAGTACAGCGGTGATGTGGCAAAGGCAATTGTTGCAGGAGCCTCGTCTGTCATGATGGGCAGCATGTTTGCAGGAACCGATGAGGCGCCCGGTAAGATCATTGTGGTGAAGGGACGCCGCTACAAGCAGTACCGCGGTATGGGCTCTCTTGGCGTGATGACCTCCGGCCAGTCGAGCGACCGGTACTTCCAGAAGAAAGGCATTGGCGCAACAAAGTATGTGCCCGAAGGAGTGGAGGGAGCGACTCCGTACGTCGGCTCGGTGAATGATGTGATTTACCAGACGATCGGAGGCCTGAAATCTGCGATGGGATACACGGGCTGCAAGGATATTGAGACGATGAGAAAAAATGCACGTTTCGTGCGCATCACTGCGGCTGGTCTCAAAGAGAGCCACCCACATGATATTTTAATTACGGACGAGGCCCCGAACTACCGTGCGGGACTCTGA
- a CDS encoding (5-formylfuran-3-yl)methyl phosphate synthase: MKLLVSPSSIEEAKFCLDADIIDVKRPAEGSLGANFPWVIREIKKLAGNKPVSAAIGDYGPTPGNAALAAYGAACAGADFVKIGLMFNDKTAAHEVIESVVRAVKEPFPEKTVVIAAYSDYVRLGSIAPHIMSPIAAKCGADFAMIDTGAKDGKSTFEFMNKEALKAFTEQNRSLGLGTALAGSLKFEDIPVLKEINPEIIGVRGMVCGGDRTTMVKAELVTKAIQMVR, from the coding sequence ATGAAACTCTTAGTCAGCCCAAGTTCAATAGAAGAGGCAAAGTTCTGCCTCGATGCTGACATTATCGATGTAAAGCGTCCCGCTGAAGGGTCGCTTGGTGCTAATTTTCCGTGGGTCATCCGCGAAATTAAGAAACTTGCCGGAAACAAACCGGTCTCTGCCGCAATCGGAGACTATGGTCCGACCCCGGGCAATGCAGCTCTTGCCGCATACGGTGCTGCATGTGCCGGCGCAGACTTTGTAAAAATCGGACTCATGTTCAACGACAAAACCGCTGCACATGAAGTGATCGAAAGCGTCGTTCGCGCAGTCAAAGAACCGTTCCCGGAAAAAACCGTGGTGATTGCTGCATACTCTGACTACGTCAGACTCGGCAGCATTGCCCCGCACATCATGTCCCCCATCGCAGCAAAATGCGGTGCAGACTTTGCCATGATTGACACCGGTGCAAAAGACGGAAAAAGCACGTTTGAATTTATGAACAAGGAAGCCCTCAAAGCATTCACCGAACAGAACAGATCTCTGGGCCTTGGAACAGCACTTGCAGGCTCCCTCAAGTTTGAAGACATTCCAGTCCTCAAAGAGATCAATCCTGAGATCATCGGTGTCCGCGGCATGGTTTGCGGCGGAGACCGGACAACAATGGTCAAAGCAGAGTTGGTGACAAAAGCAATTCAGATGGTCAGGTAA
- a CDS encoding HisA/HisF-related TIM barrel protein: MDVVLAVDLKGGYVVHGSCGDRANYLPLNWGLSPSAEPSAYISVMRPRYLYAADLDRIGFSGDHTKMILRLADFVDGLWVDRGCSIPEEYLHGCNIHNIVGTETIDAPMDEFMGGFLSVDVKDGSVVARQNFSQLLPSEISDPSGFCPEDVLRLANDTNFAGCILLNISSVGTSSGIDPAVAENLRSCCEKTLFYGGGVRSTEDLATLADAGFDGAIVSTAVHKGTVPLKIIQEGSFC; this comes from the coding sequence ATGGATGTTGTACTCGCAGTAGATCTGAAAGGGGGTTATGTGGTGCACGGCAGCTGCGGCGACCGCGCAAATTATCTGCCGCTGAACTGGGGTCTGTCGCCGTCGGCTGAGCCGTCTGCATATATTTCGGTGATGAGACCGAGATATCTGTATGCGGCAGACCTTGATCGGATCGGATTTTCCGGGGATCATACGAAGATGATTCTTCGTCTTGCGGATTTTGTTGATGGTCTGTGGGTGGATCGCGGGTGCAGTATTCCTGAGGAGTATCTTCACGGGTGCAACATTCACAATATTGTGGGTACGGAAACGATTGATGCGCCTATGGATGAGTTTATGGGGGGTTTTCTGAGCGTGGATGTAAAAGACGGAAGCGTTGTTGCGAGGCAGAATTTTTCCCAGCTTCTTCCTTCAGAGATTTCTGATCCGTCAGGTTTTTGTCCGGAGGATGTTCTTCGTCTGGCAAATGATACGAACTTTGCGGGGTGTATTCTGTTGAATATTTCATCGGTCGGGACGTCTTCAGGTATTGATCCAGCCGTTGCTGAGAATCTTCGCAGCTGTTGTGAGAAGACGCTGTTTTATGGCGGGGGTGTGCGGTCTACTGAGGATCTGGCAACTCTTGCGGACGCCGGATTTGACGGGGCGATTGTTTCGACTGCTGTTCATAAGGGAACGGTGCCGCTGAAAATTATTCAGGAGGGTTCGTTTTGTTAA
- the tmk gene encoding dTMP kinase → MLITLEGIDGAGKSTLYAGLKSRLLDLDPLFTREPGSPYLGDAVRRAIAKNDDPLVEAALFVADHAVHLADVVRPALSSGRVVISDRYSDSRFAYQEVSLQNVHPNPRQWLTAVHEGWSVRPDMTILLVVPVSVAMSRLAGRPEQEHFERQEFLEAVQKNYLARAAEDPSRFLLVDAAQSPETILDFVEKSIRAKLKRE, encoded by the coding sequence TTGTTAATTACGCTTGAGGGTATTGACGGTGCCGGAAAGTCAACGCTGTATGCCGGACTGAAGAGCAGACTTCTTGATCTGGATCCGCTGTTTACCAGGGAGCCGGGAAGTCCGTATCTGGGTGATGCAGTGCGGCGTGCGATTGCGAAAAATGATGATCCGCTTGTTGAGGCTGCGCTGTTTGTGGCTGATCATGCGGTGCATCTTGCTGATGTTGTCCGTCCGGCACTCTCGAGCGGCAGGGTTGTTATCTCGGACCGGTACTCTGACAGCAGGTTTGCATATCAGGAGGTTTCGCTTCAGAACGTTCATCCCAATCCAAGGCAATGGCTAACTGCAGTGCATGAGGGATGGTCGGTCCGGCCTGATATGACGATTCTTCTTGTGGTGCCTGTTTCTGTTGCGATGTCGCGACTTGCCGGCAGGCCTGAGCAGGAGCATTTCGAGCGGCAGGAGTTTTTGGAGGCTGTACAGAAAAATTATCTGGCGCGTGCTGCTGAGGATCCTTCGCGATTTTTGCTGGTGGATGCAGCTCAGAGTCCGGAGACGATTCTCGATTTTGTGGAGAAGAGCATTCGTGCGAAATTGAAACGCGAATAA
- a CDS encoding dihydroorotate dehydrogenase, producing the protein MIKLQTPAAKIGGVSLTNHMLLAAGVLGTTAASLSRMLRLGAGGVVTKSIGPEPKDGHHGPSLIPVAGGILNAMGLPNPSKEFAEEISPLLAAQKPVVVSIFGGTPAEFAKVAEWLPTAQAFELNLSCPHAEGYGAAIGANPRVVRECTEAVKAFGRPVWVKLTPNVADIGVIGRAAEEGGADAIVAINTVKAMRISTGMRRPVLGNKFGGLSGTAVFPIAVRCVYDLYEACDIPIIGCGGISTADNVLEMMMAGASAVEIGSAVYDNVNVFSDIAEDLYAADGIPAEEIVGCAHD; encoded by the coding sequence ATGATCAAACTGCAGACACCGGCAGCAAAGATCGGAGGCGTTTCCCTCACAAATCATATGCTCCTCGCCGCAGGAGTTCTCGGGACCACCGCCGCATCGCTGTCACGAATGCTTCGCCTCGGAGCAGGCGGAGTTGTTACCAAGTCCATCGGGCCTGAACCAAAGGATGGTCATCACGGCCCTTCCTTAATTCCGGTCGCCGGCGGCATCCTCAACGCCATGGGTCTCCCCAACCCGTCAAAAGAGTTCGCAGAAGAGATCTCCCCCCTGCTTGCCGCACAAAAACCGGTCGTTGTCAGCATCTTCGGCGGAACTCCTGCAGAGTTCGCCAAAGTTGCCGAGTGGCTCCCGACCGCTCAGGCATTTGAACTCAACCTCTCCTGCCCGCACGCCGAAGGATACGGCGCTGCGATTGGCGCAAACCCGCGTGTCGTGCGCGAGTGCACCGAAGCCGTGAAGGCATTCGGCAGACCGGTCTGGGTCAAACTCACGCCGAACGTTGCAGACATCGGTGTCATCGGCCGTGCCGCTGAAGAAGGAGGTGCTGACGCAATTGTTGCCATCAACACCGTCAAAGCAATGCGCATCTCAACAGGCATGCGCCGTCCGGTTCTCGGCAACAAGTTCGGCGGCCTTTCCGGGACTGCGGTCTTTCCGATCGCGGTCAGGTGCGTCTACGATCTCTACGAAGCATGCGACATTCCCATCATCGGCTGCGGCGGCATCTCCACCGCAGACAATGTGCTTGAGATGATGATGGCAGGAGCGTCCGCAGTTGAGATCGGCAGCGCGGTTTACGACAACGTCAATGTCTTCTCTGACATTGCCGAGGATCTTTACGCGGCAGACGGAATACCTGCCGAGGAAATTGTGGGGTGCGCTCATGACTGA
- a CDS encoding dihydroorotate dehydrogenase electron transfer subunit, which produces MTEEHMPTVTTITAIIDETPTVKTFVFDELFNFRPGQFCMVWIPGVDEIPMAFSAANAITVMKVGDATSALFNCKAGDKIGIRGPFGNGFYPTGRVLAIGGGIGVTPLFTLAATGEVDTFILGARTAAELVFPDELAGVTDLKIATDDGTRGYHGFVTGILDQLDVTGYDTICVCGPEMMMKGILDRLVAKGIESRGQFSMHRYMKCGVGVCGSCCMDHEGLRVCRDGPVFTGDVIKDSEFAHHHRGPSGRKE; this is translated from the coding sequence ATGACTGAAGAACACATGCCGACAGTAACCACCATCACCGCGATAATCGATGAAACACCGACGGTGAAGACTTTCGTCTTCGATGAACTCTTCAACTTCAGACCTGGCCAGTTCTGCATGGTCTGGATACCGGGCGTTGATGAAATACCGATGGCGTTCTCTGCGGCAAACGCAATCACCGTGATGAAAGTGGGCGACGCAACGTCTGCCCTCTTCAACTGCAAAGCAGGCGACAAGATTGGTATCCGGGGACCGTTCGGCAACGGATTTTATCCGACCGGCCGCGTGCTCGCTATTGGCGGAGGCATCGGGGTCACACCGCTCTTCACCCTTGCCGCGACCGGCGAGGTTGACACCTTTATCCTTGGTGCACGAACTGCTGCCGAGCTTGTTTTCCCTGACGAACTTGCAGGCGTTACCGACCTGAAGATTGCGACTGATGATGGAACCCGCGGCTATCATGGTTTTGTCACCGGCATTCTCGACCAGCTTGACGTCACCGGGTATGACACTATCTGCGTCTGCGGTCCTGAGATGATGATGAAAGGAATTCTCGACCGGCTTGTTGCCAAAGGAATCGAATCACGCGGTCAGTTCTCCATGCACCGGTACATGAAATGCGGAGTTGGTGTCTGCGGCTCCTGCTGCATGGACCATGAAGGCCTTCGCGTCTGCCGCGACGGCCCGGTTTTTACCGGTGACGTCATCAAAGACAGTGAGTTTGCCCACCATCACAGAGGACCGAGCGGAAGAAAGGAGTAA
- a CDS encoding CpXC domain-containing protein yields the protein MKPVVKTITCPKCGSKQDFTMYPSINASSDPGLAEKYTEGSLTMLSCNECGFSGKVEYPMLYHDLDRKYSVFFAPDTEDREVKLPNVLPAHLLPEMQLRLTHSSDDLREKTFIFRDHLDDRIVETMKDSILREMAARHEEMLPDKLYYAEDLFECAGRSLIFVPRKGDEFLEPIKVPFDTYEKIKMLMHGIWDRPVLGYSVVDSIWVQSAAPKERS from the coding sequence ATGAAACCAGTAGTAAAAACCATTACCTGCCCAAAATGCGGATCAAAGCAGGACTTCACGATGTATCCAAGCATCAACGCCTCCTCTGATCCCGGTCTTGCAGAAAAATATACCGAAGGCAGCCTCACTATGCTCTCCTGCAATGAGTGCGGCTTTTCCGGCAAAGTTGAGTATCCTATGCTCTACCATGATCTTGACCGGAAGTACTCGGTGTTCTTTGCTCCGGATACTGAGGACCGCGAGGTAAAACTCCCGAATGTTCTGCCTGCCCATCTGCTGCCTGAGATGCAGCTGCGGCTGACCCACAGCTCAGACGATCTGCGTGAAAAAACATTCATCTTCCGCGATCATCTTGACGACCGGATTGTTGAAACCATGAAGGACTCCATCCTTCGCGAGATGGCTGCGCGGCATGAGGAGATGCTGCCGGACAAGCTCTACTATGCAGAGGATCTGTTTGAGTGCGCCGGCAGGTCGCTGATTTTTGTTCCGCGAAAGGGCGATGAGTTTCTTGAACCGATCAAGGTCCCGTTCGATACCTATGAAAAGATCAAGATGCTGATGCACGGCATCTGGGACCGTCCGGTCTTGGGCTACTCGGTAGTTGACAGCATCTGGGTGCAGTCCGCAGCACCGAAGGAGCGATCATGA
- a CDS encoding CpXC domain-containing protein: MITEEDSIICPDCGHEQQITICPSVNVTTDPELREKVLSGEIFLFTCDECGCTGFAGHPFVYEDKETAGGFLIYLEPDCPDRVVGIDGDIADQVIYREKPMRLVADLNALKEKIFIFEADLDDRVMELFKMLTLTKLSSDNPDQVPDHLLFTKIQENEEGRQIVLAAFKENKYLGVLELPYSLYQTCVVTGGPIWDVPTVDCMAVDQEWIAERLKCCEEEEIEEEEKEEGCGESGHAEQ; this comes from the coding sequence ATGATCACCGAAGAAGATTCCATCATCTGTCCTGACTGCGGTCATGAGCAGCAGATCACCATCTGTCCTTCGGTGAATGTGACTACCGATCCGGAACTGCGGGAGAAGGTTCTCTCCGGCGAGATTTTTCTTTTCACGTGTGATGAGTGCGGCTGCACCGGTTTTGCCGGACATCCGTTTGTCTACGAGGACAAAGAAACAGCAGGCGGGTTTCTGATTTATCTTGAACCAGACTGCCCAGACCGTGTTGTCGGCATTGACGGCGATATTGCTGATCAGGTGATTTACCGCGAAAAACCGATGCGGCTGGTTGCAGATCTGAATGCACTGAAGGAGAAGATCTTCATCTTCGAAGCAGATCTCGATGACCGCGTGATGGAGCTTTTCAAGATGCTGACCTTAACCAAACTGAGCTCCGATAACCCTGATCAGGTGCCTGACCATCTGCTTTTCACGAAAATTCAGGAGAATGAGGAGGGCAGGCAGATTGTTCTTGCGGCGTTTAAGGAAAACAAATATCTTGGCGTTCTCGAACTGCCGTACTCGCTGTATCAGACTTGCGTTGTGACCGGCGGTCCTATCTGGGATGTGCCGACCGTTGACTGCATGGCTGTGGATCAGGAGTGGATAGCCGAGCGGCTGAAGTGCTGCGAAGAGGAAGAGATCGAGGAAGAGGAAAAAGAAGAGGGATGCGGGGAGAGCGGTCATGCAGAGCAGTGA
- the argH gene encoding argininosuccinate lyase has protein sequence MQSSDQIRKGRLGGDRSSAVAEFLASMDADRRMAYCDIRVDMAHILMLLRENLIDKKSAQLLLSHLHRYRTEGLPESVFDPNHEDIHAGIEAQLIADAGADAGGRMHLGRSRNDEVATCLRMQTREDILEILAGLAALRRALIDQAAHHATSIMPGFTHFQHAQPTTLAHYLLAYEAVFARDFSRLTDAYRRLNESPLGSAAFAGTGFAIDRALTAAYLGFSAPMTNSMDGVASRDFILEVLSALSILMTNVSRLCEELVLWSSAFIRFVDLDDAYCSTSSIMPQKKNPDTAEIMRGKSGVASGELMAGITLMKGLPMSYNRDMQDLTPHLWRSLDAAESSLPILADMIQTASFNTARMAEESDRGNSTATELADLMVREFGMPFRTAHNIVGRAVKLGGLSLEIVETAGKEICGWSLIEKGLTKEHIDRALSPLEMVEAKQSAGAPSPAMMRTAVAHAAAALDRDESAAAALRAALSAADDKIESDYMRLTA, from the coding sequence ATGCAGAGCAGTGATCAGATCCGTAAAGGCCGTCTCGGCGGCGACCGGAGTTCTGCTGTTGCAGAGTTTCTTGCATCGATGGATGCTGACCGACGGATGGCGTACTGCGACATCCGTGTGGACATGGCACACATTCTGATGCTTCTCCGAGAAAATCTCATCGACAAAAAATCTGCGCAGCTGCTTTTATCACATCTTCACCGGTACCGGACTGAGGGTCTTCCTGAGTCGGTGTTTGATCCAAACCATGAGGATATTCATGCAGGAATCGAAGCGCAGCTGATCGCTGATGCCGGCGCTGATGCCGGCGGAAGAATGCATCTTGGCCGCAGCAGAAACGATGAGGTTGCGACCTGCCTTCGCATGCAGACCCGCGAGGACATTCTGGAGATTCTTGCGGGCCTTGCAGCCCTTCGCCGCGCTCTGATTGATCAGGCTGCGCATCATGCAACAAGCATCATGCCCGGCTTCACGCACTTCCAGCATGCGCAGCCGACAACGCTTGCGCATTATCTGCTTGCGTATGAAGCGGTGTTTGCGCGGGATTTTAGCCGGCTGACCGATGCATACCGCCGCCTCAACGAGTCGCCGCTCGGCTCGGCAGCGTTTGCGGGAACCGGTTTTGCAATTGATCGTGCGCTGACCGCAGCGTATCTTGGATTCTCTGCTCCCATGACAAACTCCATGGACGGTGTTGCGTCCCGGGACTTTATTCTTGAAGTCCTCTCTGCTCTCTCGATTCTGATGACAAATGTCAGCCGCCTGTGTGAGGAGCTGGTGCTCTGGAGCAGTGCGTTCATCAGGTTTGTGGACCTGGATGATGCCTACTGCTCGACGAGCTCGATCATGCCGCAGAAGAAAAATCCTGACACCGCGGAGATTATGCGCGGCAAATCGGGTGTTGCGTCAGGAGAACTGATGGCAGGCATCACGCTGATGAAGGGTCTGCCGATGAGCTACAACCGCGACATGCAGGATTTAACGCCGCATCTGTGGCGGAGTCTTGATGCGGCAGAGTCCTCACTGCCGATTCTTGCGGATATGATTCAGACCGCGTCGTTCAATACTGCGCGGATGGCAGAAGAGTCTGACCGCGGCAACTCAACTGCGACTGAACTTGCTGATCTTATGGTCCGGGAGTTTGGCATGCCGTTTAGAACTGCTCACAACATCGTCGGCCGTGCGGTCAAGCTCGGCGGTCTGTCGCTTGAGATTGTTGAGACTGCCGGAAAAGAGATATGCGGCTGGTCACTGATAGAGAAAGGACTGACCAAGGAGCACATCGACCGTGCACTCTCTCCACTTGAAATGGTTGAAGCAAAACAGAGTGCCGGCGCTCCAAGTCCTGCGATGATGAGAACTGCTGTTGCACACGCGGCTGCGGCTCTCGACCGCGACGAGTCGGCTGCTGCCGCTCTTCGTGCCGCGCTGTCTGCGGCCGATGACAAAATAGAATCTGATTACATGAGGTTAACTGCATGA